The Kineococcus radiotolerans SRS30216 = ATCC BAA-149 genomic interval CGCCGGGGACCGCACCAGCGAGTTCGAGGCGCGGATGGCTGGGCAGCCCTACGCCGCCGGCGGGATCGTCACGACTGTCACCGCCACCCGGGCCGCGTCCGACGAAGAACTCCGGGCGGGGCTGCGGAAGCACGTCGCCGAGGCGCTGGCCCAGGGCACGACGACGCTGGAGACGAAGACCGGCTACGGCCTCACCCCCGCCGAGGAACTGCGGGCGGCCCGGCTGGCGGGGGAGTTCGTCGAGGAGGTCACCTGGCTCGGCGCGCACGTCGTCGCCCCTGGCGCCGACCCCGGCGACTACCTGGCCGAGCTCCTCGGCCCGCAGCTGGACGCGGTGCGCGGGCACGTCCGCTGGGCCGACGTGTTCTGCGAGACCGGCGCCTTCGACGAGGACGCCTCCCGGGCGGTGCTGCTCGCCGCCCGCGACGCCGGCCTCGGCCTGCGCGTCCACGGCAACCAGCTCACGCCGGGCCCCGGGGTGCGGCTGGCCTGCGAGCTCGGCGCGGCCAGCGTCGACCACGTCAACCACCTCACCGATGCCGACGTCGACGCCCTCGCCGGCTCGGCGACGGTCGCGACGGTGCTGCCCGCCTGCGACATCTCCACCCGTCAGCCCCTGGCCCCCGCGCGCCGGCTGCTGGACGCCGGCGCCACCGTCGCGATCGCCTCCAACTGCAACCCCGGCTCCAGCTGGACCAGCTCGGTCGCGTTCTGCGTCGCCACCGCCGTCCTGCAGATGGGCCTGACCGTCGCCGAGGCCGTGCACGCCGCGACCGCCGGGGGCGCCGCGGCCCTGCGGCGCACCGACGTGGGGCGGGTCGTCGTCGGCGCCCGTGCCGACCTGCACGTCCTCGACGCCCCCTCGGTGACCCACCTCGCGTACCGGCCCGGGGTCCCGCTGACGCACGCCGTGTGGCGCGCGGGAGCACCGGTCCGGGGCTTGAGTCGGGGGGCTCAGGTGCCGACGAGGGGGTGACAGGTGGCGACACCCGCGGGGCGACCGCCCCGCGGGCCCCACCGACGACCCGGCCCGAGGCGCTCAGCCCAGGGGGCGGGGTCGTCAGCAGGCGAGAGGACGACGGCCATGGATCACCCGGAGAGCACGAGCCACGGCATCGGCGGCTGGTGGGCCGACCGCGGCATCGTCGCCAAGATCCTGACCGCCGTGTGCCTGGCCGCGCTCGTCGCCGCCGTCGTCGGCGCGGTCGGCCTGCGCTCCCTGGGCGAGGTCCGCGACGACGCCGCGCGCATGGACACCGACGGGGTCAAGGCCATCACCGCCGTCGACGACGTCGCCATCCACTTCCGCGAGGCCCGCGTCGACTTCCTCAGCCACGTCCTCAGCGTCGACGCCGCCGAGATGGCCGACCGCGAGCGGCAGCTCGAGGACGACGCCACCGCGCTCCAGAGCGCCCTGGAGGTCTACAAGGCCACCGACCTGACCGGGCGCGAGGAGCACGTGACCGCCTTCGAGGACGCCTGGGCCGCCTACACCCGGCTGCGCGACAGCGACGGCCTGGCCGCCAGCCGCGCCAACGACCTGGGGCGCGTGCGGGTCGTGCAGGAGGAGCTGGGCCGGCACACCACCAGCATGAACGAGGCCCTGACCGCCCTGCGGGAGATCGAGGGCGCCGCCGTCGAGCAGCTCGCCGCGGACGTGGAGGACACCTACGGCTCCAACCGCACCGTCGTGCTGGTCCTGCTCGTCACGGGGATCGCGCTCGCGCTGGGCGCCGGGGTCCTGGTCGCCCGCTCCATCGCCGCCGGGCTGCGCCGGGTGCAGGACGTCTCCGAGGGCCTGCAGGACGGCGACCTCACCCGCACGGCCGGGCTGACCTCCGCCGACGAGGTGGGCCGCACCGCGCAGTCGCTCGACGCGGCCGTGGTGCGCCTGCGGGAGCTGGTCGCCACCATCGACACCGCCTCCACCGGGGTGGCCACCGCCGCCGAGCAGATGTCGGCGCTCTCGGGCCAGATCGCCGCCGGTGCGGAGGAGACCTCCGCCCAGGCCGGGGTCGTCTCCGGTGCCGCCGAGGAGGTCTCCTCCACCGTGCAGACCGTCGCCGCCGGCTCCGAGGAGATGGGCGCCTCCATCCGCGAGATCTCCTCGAACACGAACGAGGCCGCCCGCGTCGCCGCCGACGCCGTCCGCGTCGCGGAGTCCACCAGCCGCACCATCGCCGACCTGGGGGAGTCCTCCCAGCAGATCGGCACCGTCGTCAAGGCCATCACCGCCATCGCGGAGCAGACCAACCTCCTCGCCCTCAACGCCACCATCGAGGCCGCCCGGGCCGGGGAGATGGGCAAGGGCTTCGCCGTCGTCGCCGGTGAGGTCAAGGAGCTCGCGCAGCAGACCGCGCGGGCCACCGAGGACATCTCCCGCCGGGTGCAGGCCATCCAGTCCGACGCCGGCGGCGCCGTGGAGGC includes:
- a CDS encoding methyl-accepting chemotaxis protein; the encoded protein is MDHPESTSHGIGGWWADRGIVAKILTAVCLAALVAAVVGAVGLRSLGEVRDDAARMDTDGVKAITAVDDVAIHFREARVDFLSHVLSVDAAEMADRERQLEDDATALQSALEVYKATDLTGREEHVTAFEDAWAAYTRLRDSDGLAASRANDLGRVRVVQEELGRHTTSMNEALTALREIEGAAVEQLAADVEDTYGSNRTVVLVLLVTGIALALGAGVLVARSIAAGLRRVQDVSEGLQDGDLTRTAGLTSADEVGRTAQSLDAAVVRLRELVATIDTASTGVATAAEQMSALSGQIAAGAEETSAQAGVVSGAAEEVSSTVQTVAAGSEEMGASIREISSNTNEAARVAADAVRVAESTSRTIADLGESSQQIGTVVKAITAIAEQTNLLALNATIEAARAGEMGKGFAVVAGEVKELAQQTARATEDISRRVQAIQSDAGGAVEAIGEISTIIDRINDFQVTISSAVEEQTATTAEMNRNVSTAAASSGEIASNIAGVAEAAASTSRAVTESQQATADLALTSQQLRTLVAQFRY
- the hutI gene encoding imidazolonepropionase; its protein translation is MNTPRASGASILLTGIAELTTNDPERGGSDLLARVRDAAVVVEGDRIAWTGPAAHAPDADERVDLGGRAVLPGWVDSHSHLVFAGDRTSEFEARMAGQPYAAGGIVTTVTATRAASDEELRAGLRKHVAEALAQGTTTLETKTGYGLTPAEELRAARLAGEFVEEVTWLGAHVVAPGADPGDYLAELLGPQLDAVRGHVRWADVFCETGAFDEDASRAVLLAARDAGLGLRVHGNQLTPGPGVRLACELGAASVDHVNHLTDADVDALAGSATVATVLPACDISTRQPLAPARRLLDAGATVAIASNCNPGSSWTSSVAFCVATAVLQMGLTVAEAVHAATAGGAAALRRTDVGRVVVGARADLHVLDAPSVTHLAYRPGVPLTHAVWRAGAPVRGLSRGAQVPTRG